In Chryseobacterium camelliae, one DNA window encodes the following:
- the holA gene encoding DNA polymerase III subunit delta — protein sequence MKELDLILKNIKNKEVLPIYFFHGEEPYFIDVAVKALEHDFLTEDEKAFNQTVVYGKDTSYQDILSLARQFPMMGDKQVIIVKEAQDLRLNDEENRILEAYAENPVPSTVLVFAHKHKKLDSRKKAAKALDKAKALFLSESIKENNLPKWIADECTKLNIKTAPNIAHLLAEYMGNNLSRIANELNKMKIIVKEGQVLDGTIVENHIGISKEYNIFELQKALGTKNANAAFRIAYFMGKNPKNNPFVMMLSSLYNYFSNVIIYQTMTGQPQQAIASEMGVHPYFIKDYAESARLYPLKHATRVISILREFDMKGKGLGAVNMTEAELIKELVYKIIHVDKIKMKV from the coding sequence ATGAAAGAATTAGATTTAATCCTCAAAAATATTAAAAATAAAGAAGTTTTACCGATTTATTTTTTTCACGGAGAAGAGCCTTACTTTATTGATGTCGCTGTGAAAGCTCTGGAACACGACTTTCTTACCGAAGATGAAAAAGCATTTAACCAGACCGTAGTCTATGGAAAAGATACGTCCTACCAGGACATCCTTTCACTCGCCAGGCAGTTTCCCATGATGGGGGATAAGCAGGTAATCATTGTGAAGGAAGCCCAGGACCTGAGGCTGAACGATGAAGAAAACAGGATCCTGGAAGCCTATGCGGAAAACCCCGTTCCTTCCACCGTACTCGTATTCGCCCACAAGCACAAAAAACTCGACAGCCGTAAGAAAGCGGCCAAAGCCCTGGACAAAGCCAAAGCACTCTTCCTCAGTGAATCAATAAAGGAAAACAACCTTCCGAAATGGATTGCCGATGAATGCACAAAGCTGAACATCAAAACCGCCCCGAATATCGCTCACCTCCTTGCAGAATATATGGGGAACAACCTTTCCAGGATTGCCAATGAGCTGAATAAAATGAAGATCATCGTGAAAGAAGGACAGGTGCTGGACGGAACCATCGTTGAAAACCACATCGGGATCAGTAAGGAATACAATATTTTCGAGCTTCAGAAAGCTTTAGGTACCAAAAATGCCAATGCCGCATTCCGGATTGCTTACTTTATGGGGAAAAACCCGAAAAATAATCCTTTCGTCATGATGCTGTCCAGCCTTTACAATTATTTTTCCAATGTCATCATCTACCAGACCATGACCGGGCAGCCGCAACAGGCCATTGCTTCCGAAATGGGAGTCCATCCTTATTTCATCAAGGATTATGCAGAATCTGCCAGGCTGTATCCTCTGAAACACGCAACGAGGGTTATCTCTATTTTACGGGAGTTCGATATGAAAGGGAAGGGCCTCGGTGCCGTGAACATGACGGAAGCGGAGCTCATCAAGGAGCTTGTGTATAAGATTATTCATGTGGATAAGATTAAGATGAAAGTGTAG
- the trxB gene encoding thioredoxin-disulfide reductase, whose protein sequence is MEQNILDCVIIGSGPSGFTAAIYAARADLKPELYTGLEPGGQLTTTTEVENFPGYPAGITGPEMMMDLQKQAERFDTKIHYEMITRAEFSKEVGGIHKVYAGNKEILARTVIISTGATAKYLGLDDEKKYAGGGVSACATCDGFFYRGKDVVVVGAGDTAAEEATYLSKLCNKVTMLVRKDVFRASKTMVHRVENTPNIEVKFNHELIGIEGENNLVERAIVIDNQTQQVSTISVDGIFIAIGHKPNTDVFAGQIDLDENGYIVTEKGTAKTNLPGVFAAGDVQDHIYRQAITAAGSGCMAAMDAEKYLGELE, encoded by the coding sequence ATGGAGCAAAACATTTTAGATTGTGTGATCATAGGATCGGGACCTTCCGGTTTTACAGCAGCCATTTATGCGGCAAGAGCAGACCTGAAACCTGAATTGTATACAGGCCTGGAGCCGGGCGGACAGCTGACCACCACTACAGAAGTTGAAAATTTCCCTGGATATCCAGCCGGCATTACCGGCCCTGAAATGATGATGGATTTGCAGAAGCAGGCAGAAAGATTTGATACCAAAATACATTACGAAATGATTACCAGAGCGGAATTCTCCAAAGAAGTAGGAGGGATCCACAAGGTATACGCAGGAAATAAAGAAATCCTGGCCAGAACGGTAATTATCTCTACCGGCGCTACAGCCAAATATCTCGGACTGGATGATGAAAAGAAATATGCTGGAGGAGGGGTTTCCGCCTGTGCTACCTGCGACGGATTTTTCTACAGAGGAAAAGATGTAGTTGTGGTAGGTGCTGGAGATACTGCCGCAGAAGAGGCAACATACCTGTCCAAACTGTGCAATAAAGTAACGATGCTGGTAAGGAAAGATGTTTTCAGGGCTTCAAAAACCATGGTGCACCGTGTTGAGAATACCCCGAATATTGAGGTGAAATTCAACCATGAACTGATCGGGATTGAAGGAGAAAACAACCTGGTGGAACGAGCCATCGTGATCGATAACCAGACACAGCAGGTTTCTACCATCAGTGTAGATGGTATCTTCATCGCCATCGGTCACAAACCGAATACCGATGTTTTTGCCGGACAGATTGACCTGGATGAAAACGGATACATCGTGACAGAAAAAGGAACGGCAAAAACCAACCTTCCGGGAGTTTTTGCTGCAGGAGACGTTCAGGACCATATCTACAGACAAGCCATTACGGCAGCCGGAAGCGGATGTATGGCGGCGATGGATGCTGAAAAATATTTAGGCGAATTGGAGTAA
- a CDS encoding helix-turn-helix domain-containing protein encodes MARLSEEDKVLRIQIAKRLKSLRENSGDIQAKFATENEMDRQLLNSWENTNNDRGMTIYSINRICKIINITLKDFFDDPLFK; translated from the coding sequence ATGGCAAGATTAAGCGAAGAAGATAAAGTGTTAAGAATTCAGATTGCAAAACGCTTAAAATCTTTGAGAGAGAACTCAGGAGATATTCAAGCAAAGTTTGCCACTGAAAATGAAATGGACCGTCAACTTTTGAATAGTTGGGAGAATACCAACAATGACAGAGGTATGACTATTTATAGTATAAATAGAATTTGCAAAATCATCAATATAACATTGAAAGACTTTTTTGATGACCCACTATTTAAATAG